In one window of Arachis ipaensis cultivar K30076 chromosome B06, Araip1.1, whole genome shotgun sequence DNA:
- the LOC107605138 gene encoding uncharacterized protein LOC107605138 isoform X3: MAKAIPMCNKSCGYRHHCFKHSPSFSIPKFSYWASRKKTVIKVIAEDSSGSNVKRANLSAAKSERIKLPDYNDGVGGKKYHISEFLRQPSGIAAVLNTRALQTFESLDANTYRCSLPKLQFLNFEAAPMMDLRVTPTEEDCLVEMLSCKFEGSEVVEEQNNHFSALMVNHMTWGGADAESFLEVDVKLNLTLEIYTKPFTMMPVSAVERPGNLLSE; this comes from the exons ATGG CAAAAGCTATTCCGATGTGTAACAAATCGTGTGGATATCGCCATCACTGCTTCAAACATTCGCCTTCTTTTTCCATCCCTAAATTCAGTTACTG GGCTTCTAGGAAGAAAACTGTTATCAAAGTAATTGCAGAGGATTCCTCTGGTTCAAATGTAAAGAGAGCAAATTTATCAGCCGCGAAATCGGAGAGAATTAAGCTGCCTGATTATAATGATGGCGTTGGAGGTAAGAAATACCACATAAGCGAATTTCTAAGGCAGCCTAGTGGTATTGCGGCCGTGTTGAACACGAGGGCGTTGCAAACATTTGAATCTCTTGATGCTAACACTTACAG GTGCTCACTACCTAAACTTCAATTTTTGAACTTTGAAGCTGCTCCAATGATGGATCTGCGCGTCACCCCAACAGAGGAAGATTGCTTGGTTGAGATGCTTTCCTGTAAG TTTGAGGGTTCTGAAGTTGTGGAAGAGCAAAACAACCACTTTTCAG CACTTATGGTAAATCATATGACATGGGGAGGTGCTGATGCTGAATCATTTTTAGAAGTTGATGTTAAATTGAATCTCACACTTGAG ATTTATACAAAACCATTCACCATGATGCCTGTATCAGCTGTGGAGCGTCCAGGAAATTT ATTAAGTGAATAG
- the LOC107605138 gene encoding uncharacterized protein LOC107605138 isoform X1: protein MAKAIPMCNKSCGYRHHCFKHSPSFSIPKFSYWASRKKTVIKVIAEDSSGSNVKRANLSAAKSERIKLPDYNDGVGGKKYHISEFLRQPSGIAAVLNTRALQTFESLDANTYRCSLPKLQFLNFEAAPMMDLRVTPTEEDCLVEMLSCKFEGSEVVEEQNNHFSALMVNHMTWGGADAESFLEVDVKLNLTLEIYTKPFTMMPVSAVERPGNFVVECRMMQALVDKLVPLLLQQMLQDYDEWVQKQLGNIT from the exons ATGG CAAAAGCTATTCCGATGTGTAACAAATCGTGTGGATATCGCCATCACTGCTTCAAACATTCGCCTTCTTTTTCCATCCCTAAATTCAGTTACTG GGCTTCTAGGAAGAAAACTGTTATCAAAGTAATTGCAGAGGATTCCTCTGGTTCAAATGTAAAGAGAGCAAATTTATCAGCCGCGAAATCGGAGAGAATTAAGCTGCCTGATTATAATGATGGCGTTGGAGGTAAGAAATACCACATAAGCGAATTTCTAAGGCAGCCTAGTGGTATTGCGGCCGTGTTGAACACGAGGGCGTTGCAAACATTTGAATCTCTTGATGCTAACACTTACAG GTGCTCACTACCTAAACTTCAATTTTTGAACTTTGAAGCTGCTCCAATGATGGATCTGCGCGTCACCCCAACAGAGGAAGATTGCTTGGTTGAGATGCTTTCCTGTAAG TTTGAGGGTTCTGAAGTTGTGGAAGAGCAAAACAACCACTTTTCAG CACTTATGGTAAATCATATGACATGGGGAGGTGCTGATGCTGAATCATTTTTAGAAGTTGATGTTAAATTGAATCTCACACTTGAG ATTTATACAAAACCATTCACCATGATGCCTGTATCAGCTGTGGAGCGTCCAGGAAATTT TGTGGTTGAGTGCAGAATGATGCAAGCTTTGGTGGACAAACTCGTGCCACTGCTACTTCAGCAGATGCTTCAAGATTATGATGAATGGGTTCAAAAGCAATTGGGAAATATTACTTAA
- the LOC107605138 gene encoding uncharacterized protein LOC107605138 isoform X2 produces MAKAIPMCNKSCGYRHHCFKHSPSFSIPKFSYWASRKKTVIKVIAEDSSGSNVKRANLSAAKSERIKLPDYNDGVGGKKYHISEFLRQPSGIAAVLNTRALQTFESLDANTYRCSLPKLQFLNFEAAPMMDLRVTPTEEDCLVEMLSCKFEGSEVVEEQNNHFSALMVNHMTWGGADAESFLEVDVKLNLTLEIYTKPFTMMPVSAVERPGNLMMQALVDKLVPLLLQQMLQDYDEWVQKQLGNIT; encoded by the exons ATGG CAAAAGCTATTCCGATGTGTAACAAATCGTGTGGATATCGCCATCACTGCTTCAAACATTCGCCTTCTTTTTCCATCCCTAAATTCAGTTACTG GGCTTCTAGGAAGAAAACTGTTATCAAAGTAATTGCAGAGGATTCCTCTGGTTCAAATGTAAAGAGAGCAAATTTATCAGCCGCGAAATCGGAGAGAATTAAGCTGCCTGATTATAATGATGGCGTTGGAGGTAAGAAATACCACATAAGCGAATTTCTAAGGCAGCCTAGTGGTATTGCGGCCGTGTTGAACACGAGGGCGTTGCAAACATTTGAATCTCTTGATGCTAACACTTACAG GTGCTCACTACCTAAACTTCAATTTTTGAACTTTGAAGCTGCTCCAATGATGGATCTGCGCGTCACCCCAACAGAGGAAGATTGCTTGGTTGAGATGCTTTCCTGTAAG TTTGAGGGTTCTGAAGTTGTGGAAGAGCAAAACAACCACTTTTCAG CACTTATGGTAAATCATATGACATGGGGAGGTGCTGATGCTGAATCATTTTTAGAAGTTGATGTTAAATTGAATCTCACACTTGAG ATTTATACAAAACCATTCACCATGATGCCTGTATCAGCTGTGGAGCGTCCAGGAAATTT AATGATGCAAGCTTTGGTGGACAAACTCGTGCCACTGCTACTTCAGCAGATGCTTCAAGATTATGATGAATGGGTTCAAAAGCAATTGGGAAATATTACTTAA
- the LOC107605136 gene encoding pre-mRNA-splicing factor cwc-21, translated as MYNGIGLQTPRGSGTNGYIQGNKFFVKAKTNKVSENTKGFEADQGTAGVTRKPNKEILEHDRKRQIQLKLVILEDKLIDQGYTDAEIAEKLDEARRNLETAAAAEDGDGPTSASDKRVSDTQTHQVAARKEKQMETLKAALGIASVEDGEIIADGNDDGKNASIAEVKHNSKSEHAFLDRDFSRKKKMAEDIKDEDAKKKDVKDTTRHHKKVDTQKNKYDDDSSDSDSSMDDEKDYKRRHRREEDEYTKKKGVKDTTHSKKGDTRRKKYDDSSESDSSTDDEKDHRRKHRREEDEYAKKMDVRDTRHNKKVDTQRRKYNDESTESDSSTDDEQDHRRKHRREEDDYAKKRNVKDTRHNKKANSRRKKYDDDSSESDSSTDNEKDYKRKHRREEDEYAKKEDVEDTRHNKKADTRRKKYDDDSFESDSSMDDEKDHRRKPGREQDEYAKKKGVEDRRYDKKADPQRRKYDDDSFDLDGEKDHRRKNQREVDEYDTKKNVKDTRQHRGETQRRKYGDDSPDSYSSFDDRNKHHRVDENAKRKGLKDTGLLRKDEYHKRKYEDNSSDSDSRMDRKKHRRETSDSGGKYDSDRDSKRKVNAGKKGESRRRKHEDDPSDSDSYEKGRRKKHHR; from the exons ATGTACAACGGAATAGGGTTACAGACTCCGAGAGGGTCCGGTACCAACGGTTACATCCAGGGCAACAAGTTTTTCGTGAAGGCCAAAACTAACAAGGTTTCGGAGAACACAAAGGGTTTCGAAGCGGATCAGGGAACTGCTGGTGTTACAAGGAAGCCCAACAAGGAGATTCTTGAGCATGACCGCAAGCGCCAGATTCAGCTCAAGCTTGTGATCCTCGAAGATAAGCTCATTGATCAGGGTTACACTGATGCTGAGATCGCTGAGAAGCTCGATGAGGCCCGGAGGAATTTGGAAACCGCTGCGGCTGCTGAGGACGGCGATGGACCAACCAGTGCATCCGATAAGAG AGTTTCAGATACCCAGACTCACCAAGTTGCTGCTAGAAAGGAAAAACAGATGGAAACCTTAAAAGCTGCTCTTGGAATAGCTTCTGTTGAAGATGGTGAAATAATTGCTGATGGGAATGATGATGGGAAAAATGCTTCTATTGCTGAGGTGAAGCATAACTCGAAAAGTGAGCATGCGTTTTTGGACAGAGATTTCAGTAGGAAGAAAAAAATGGCTGAAGATATAAAGGATGAAGATGCTAAAAAGAAGGATGTTAAAGATACCACGAGGCACCACAAGAAGGTTGATACTCAAAAGAATAAGTATGATGATGATTCGTCCGATTCAGATAGCAGTATGGATGATGAGAAAGATTATAAGAGGAGGCACCGAAGAGAAGAGGATGAATATACCAAAAAGAAGGGTGTTAAAGATACAACGCACAGCAAGAAGGGTGACACTCGAAGGAAAAAGTATGATGACTCATCTGAATCAGATAGCAGTACTGATGATGAGAAAGATCATAGAAGGAAGCACCGAAGAGAGGAGGATGAATATGCCAAAAAGATGGATGTTAGAGATACAAGGCACAACAAGAAGGTTGACACTCAAAGGAGAAAGTATAATGACGAATCAACTGAATCTGATAGCAGCACAGATGATGAACAGGATCATAGAAGGAAGCATCGAAGAGAGGAGGATGATTATGCCAAAAAGAGGAATGTTAAAGATACAAGGCACAACAAGAAGGCTAACAGTCGGAGGAAGAAGTATGATGATGATTCTTCAGAATCAGATAGCAGTACGGATAATGAGAAGGATTATAAAAGAAAACACCGAAGGGAGGAGGATGAATATGCTAAAAAGGAGGATGTTGAAGATACAAGGCACAACAAGAAGGCTGACACTCGGAGGAAGAAGTATGATGATGATTCTTTTGAATCAGATAGCAGTATGGATGATGAGAAGGATCATAGAAGAAAACCCGGAAGGGAGCAGGATGAATACGCTAAAAAGAAGGGTGTTGAAGATAGAAGGTATGACAAGAAGGCTGACCCTCAAAGGAGAAAGTATGATGACGATTCATTTGATTTGGATGGTGAGAAGGACCATAGAAGGAAGAACCAAAGAGAGGTGGATGAATATGATACAAAGAAGAATGTTAAAGATACAAGGCAACACAGGGGTGAAACTCAAAGGAGAAAGTATGGTGATGATTCTCCAGATTCATACAGCAGTTTTGATGATAGAAACAAGCATCATAGAGTGGATGAAAATGCTAAAAGGAAGGGCCTTAAAGATACAGGCCTACTCAGAAAAGATGAATATCATAAACGGAAGTATGAGGATAATTCTTCTGATTCAGACAGCAGAATGGACAGAAAGAAGCACCGTAGAGAGACTTCAGACAGTGGTGGCAAATATGATTCTGATCGCGATTCTAAGAGGAAGGTCAATGCTGGAAAGAAGGGTGAGTCTCGAAGAAGGAAGCATGAGGACGATCCATCTGATTCAGACAGCTATGAGAAGGGTCGCAGAAAGAAGCACCATCGGTAA